A section of the Deinococcus sp. KNUC1210 genome encodes:
- a CDS encoding IPT/TIG domain-containing protein: protein MVASNGSDSSALSTADHFTYLPAPTVTGLSPNLGLIAGGTTVILTGTGFTSGTTVKFGGVAASNVTVNSPTRLTVTSPARGSNGSVDVVVSTANGNSSTSAADQFDYLSFSEFNVPAANSAPFGITSGADGNLWFTESNTTTVGRITPAGLIQEFPTSANSGQGLGITRGPGTDPNVWIAGLSAIGRVALNGTVTDIPTPASPNGANFIAAGPDGNLWFTDFAANTISRLTTQGTVTPFNVPNGSNDLRDVTGGPDGNVWFTEGTSNKIARITPTGVITEFSVPTSQSEPQGITKGPDGNLWFTERGGNKIGRITPSGVITEFSVPTASSIPQAITSGPDGNLWFTELLGNKIGRITPSGGIVEFNVPTASSSPLEITSGSDGNLWFTEEDGNKIGVLKR from the coding sequence GTGGTGGCGTCCAACGGCAGTGACAGCAGTGCGCTCAGCACCGCCGATCACTTCACGTACCTTCCGGCGCCCACCGTGACGGGCCTCAGTCCGAACCTTGGCTTGATTGCCGGGGGCACCACGGTGATCCTCACTGGGACGGGCTTTACCTCTGGAACGACCGTCAAGTTCGGTGGCGTGGCGGCCAGCAACGTGACGGTGAATAGTCCGACCAGGCTGACGGTGACCAGCCCAGCGCGGGGCAGCAACGGCAGTGTGGATGTGGTGGTGTCGACGGCCAATGGGAATAGTTCGACGAGTGCAGCCGATCAGTTCGACTATCTGAGTTTCAGTGAATTTAATGTTCCGGCGGCGAATAGCGCTCCCTTTGGTATTACGAGTGGGGCCGATGGCAACCTGTGGTTCACCGAATCCAATACAACGACGGTCGGCCGCATCACGCCTGCAGGCCTCATTCAAGAATTCCCGACGTCGGCGAACAGTGGTCAGGGGCTTGGCATCACGCGTGGCCCAGGCACGGATCCCAACGTCTGGATCGCGGGCTTGAGTGCGATTGGACGGGTGGCACTGAATGGGACCGTGACGGACATCCCCACACCGGCGAGTCCGAATGGGGCGAACTTCATCGCGGCTGGTCCCGATGGCAACCTGTGGTTCACTGACTTCGCAGCCAACACCATCAGCCGCCTGACCACGCAAGGCACGGTGACGCCGTTCAATGTGCCGAATGGGAGTAATGATCTGCGGGACGTGACGGGCGGCCCAGACGGCAACGTGTGGTTCACAGAGGGAACGAGTAACAAGATTGCCCGTATTACCCCGACTGGGGTCATCACGGAGTTCTCCGTGCCCACCAGTCAAAGTGAGCCGCAGGGGATCACGAAAGGGCCGGATGGGAATCTGTGGTTTACGGAGCGGGGTGGGAATAAGATCGGGCGCATCACTCCAAGTGGTGTGATCACGGAATTTAGCGTTCCGACAGCGAGCAGTATCCCGCAGGCGATCACCAGCGGGCCGGATGGGAATCTGTGGTTTACGGAGCTGCTTGGGAATAAGATCGGGCGGATCACACCGAGTGGGGGTATTGTGGAGTTCAATGTGCCGACGGCGTCAAGTAGTCCGTTGGAGATTACCAGTGGGTCGGATGGGAATCTGTGGTTCACGGAGGAGGATGGGAACAAAATCGGCGTGCTCAAGCGCTGA